From a single Lolium rigidum isolate FL_2022 chromosome 7, APGP_CSIRO_Lrig_0.1, whole genome shotgun sequence genomic region:
- the LOC124678401 gene encoding G-type lectin S-receptor-like serine/threonine-protein kinase LECRK2, producing MVPRLLQLFLLLLSISSAQAQVNISRGSSLTPQGPNTSWLSPSGDFAFGFRQVEGNSNYLLAVWFSNITEKTVAWYAKSSSDGHDAPVQVPSSSVLQLTTEGLLSLRGPSGDEVWSAGAPSADYARMLDTGDFMLVDADGTTKWETFDVPTDTILPTQVLPVGGLDKVLTSRLLDTDYSNGRFLLAVQADGNLVMYPIAEHSTFRYTSYWASDTVGKGSQLVFNETGRVYFALKNGTQINITSSEVDSMADFFHRATLEPDGVFRQYVYPKSTKAKEGIWRSQWNMVSSFPQNICQRVSGSVGSGACGFNSYCTFDGTKNQTSCQCPKNYKFFDNERTYKGCKPDFVPQSCDLDEAAAVSQFEMTPINGVDWPQSDYEQYSPIDENECRRLCVVDCFCATAVFDERTKTCWKKKLPLSNGNMADSIQRTVLIKVPKNKNTESQLSLGSSKWKDRKYWILGSSLFLGSSVLVNILLTSILLFGTYCGLTINSKKKLQSSQSSGSSLVPPKIFTLNELEKATTGFREVLGSGASGTVYKGQLQDDHATSIAVKKIEKLQQESEKEFMVEVQTIGQTFHKNLVRLLGFCNEGTDRLLVYEFMSNGSLKEFLFSDTQPHWSLRVQVALGVARGLLYLHEECSAQIIHCDIKPQNILLDENFMAKIADFGLAKLLRANQTQTNTGIRGTRGYVAPEWFKNIGITSKVDVYSFGVILLELVCCRRNVELEIADEEQAILTYWANDCYRCGRMDLLVDGDEEANFNIQKVERFVAVALWCLQEEPTMRPTMLKVTQMLDGAVQIPTPPDPSSFISALQ from the coding sequence ATGGTACCTCGCCTGCTCCAACTCTTTCTGCTCCTCCTGAGCATATCATCTGCTCAAGCGCAAGTGAACATCAGCCGGGGATCCTCTTTGACACCCCAGGGGCCAAACACCTCGTGGCTCTCACCCTCCGGCGACTTCGCGTTCGGTTTCCGGCAAGTAGAAGGTAACTCCAACTACCTCCTGGCCGTTTGGTTCAGCAATATCACTGAAAAGACCGTGGCTTGGTACGCCAAGAGCAGCTCGGACGGGCATGACGCACCTGTGCAGGTGCCATCCAGCTCTGTGCTGCAGCTCACTACTGAGGGGTTGCTCTCTCTTCGCGGCCCGTCTGGCGACGAGGTCTGGAGTGCCGGCGCCCCCAGCGCAGACTACGCCAGAATGCTCGACACAGGGGACTTCATGCTTGTCGATGCAGATGGCACAACAAAGTGGGAGACCTTCGACGTCCCGACTGATACCATCCTGCCCACGCAAGTACTCCCTGTGGGTGGTCTGGACAAGGTGCTCACAAGCCGTCTCCTCGACACGGACTACTCCAATGGACGGTTTCTCTTAGCTGTGCAAGCTGATGGTAATCTTGTGATGTATCCAATTGCCGAGCATTCTACATTTCGGTACACTTCATACTGGGCAAGCGATACCGTTGGGAAGGGCTCACAGTTGGTGTTCAATGAAACCGGCAGGGTGTACTTTGCCTTGAAGAATGGGACACAGATCAATATCACCTCATCAGAGGTGGACTCTATGGCTGATTTCTTCCATCGTGCTACGCTTGAACCAGATGGTGTATTTCGGCAATATGTGTACCCAAAGAGCACAAAGGCCAAAGAAGGCATATGGAGATCGCAATGGAATATGGTAAGCTCATTTCCCCAGAACATCTGCCAGAGAGTATCGGGGAGCGTGGGCAGTGGTGCATGCGGCTTCAACAGCTACTGCACCTTTGACGGCACCAAGAATCAGACAAGCTGCCAGTGCCCAAAAAATTACAAATTCTTCGACAACGAGAGGACGTACAAAGGGTGCAAGCCTGACTTTGTACCACAAAGCTGTGACCTTGATGAGGCAGCAGCAGTATCGCAGTTTGAGATGACGCCGATCAATGGTGTTGATTGGCCTCAATCTGACTATGAGCAGTACAGCCCCATAGACGAGAATGAGTGCCGGAGGCTGTGTGTGGTTGATTGCTTCTGCGCCACAGCCGTCTTTGATGAAAGAACCAAAACCTGCTGGAAGAAAAAGCTCCCTTTATCAAATGGGAATATGGCAGACAGTATCCAGAGGACGGTTCTCATCAAGGTGCCTAAGAACAAAAATACAGAGTCCCAGCTCAGCTTAGGCTCTAGCAAATGGAAGGACAGGAAGTATTGGATTCTTGGGAGTTCCTTGTTTCTTGGGAGTTCTGTATTGGTCAACATTCTCCTTACCTCCATTCTTCTCTTTGGCACTTACTGTGGTCTCACGATCAACTCCAAGAAGAAACTCCAGTCATCACAATCATCAGGTAGTTCCTTGGTGCCCCCGAAGATTTTCACTTTGAATGAGCTGGAGAAGGCAACCACTGGTTTCCGTGAGGTGCTAGGCAGCGGTGCCTCCGGTACCGTGTACAAAGGGCAGCTGCAAGATGACCATGCAACCAGCATTGCCGTCAAGAAAATTGAAAAGCTCCAGCAAGAGAGCGAGAAGGAGTTCATGGTGGAAGTGCAAACCATCGGGCAGACGTTTCACAAGAATTTGGTCAGGCTGCTTGGGTTCTGCAATGAGGGAACTGATAGACTGTTGGTGTACGAATTCATGTCAAATGGCTCACTGAAAGAATTTCTCTTCAGTGATACTCAGCCGCATTGGAGCCTCCGTGTCCAAGTGGCACTCGGAGTAGCAAGAGGACTGCTCTACTTGCACGAGGAGTGTAGCGCACAGATTATCCATTGTGACATAAAGCCACAGAACATCCTTCTCGATGAAAACTTTATGGCGAAGATTGCAGACTTTGGCCTCGCAAAGCTTCTTCGAGCTAATCAGACACAAACAAATACCGGCATACGGGGCACACGAGGATACGTTGCCCCAGAGTGGTTCAAGAACATAGGGATCACTTCCAAAGTCGATGTGTACAGCTTTGGGGTGATCCTGCTCGAGCTTGTTTGTTGCCGGAGGAATGTGGAGTTAGAGATCGCTGACGAAGAGCAAGCGATACTAACTTACTGGGCAAATGACTGTTATAGGTGTGGGAGGATGGACTTGCTGGTGGACggcgatgaagaggcgaacttcaACATACAAAAAGTCGAGCGCTTTGTGGCTGTAGCACTCTGGTGCCTCCAGGAGGAACCAACGATGCGGCCAACCATGCTTAAAGTGACACAAATGCTTGATGGGGCTGTCCAAATCCCCACGCCACCAGATCCCTCCTCCTTCATCAGTGCCCTTCAGTAG